TATTTTCGATCGCAAGAAAAGTTAAATATTCATAAGACATGCTGCAAAGGGCGAATGGATCTTATCTGTGATCGATGTTTACAACCATTTTCATCATCTACACAGCTAGAAGCTCACATCAACGATTGTGAAAGAATAAATGAAACAGCCATTAAAATGCCTGAAGAAAgccaaaaaatgttaaaatttaagaATTTCAGGAATAAACTAAAAGCCCCCTTCGCCGTATACGCAGATCTCGAAAGCGTTCTGGAACATAGTGCTGAAAAGACTACCTATCAAAAACATATACCTGCTGCCGTTGGGTATTACTTTAAATGTTCGTATGATAATTCTCTGTCATTTTACAAATCATATCGTGGAAAAGATTGCATGAAATGGTTCGCAGATGAACTAAATCAGCTTGCTGAGGATGTTTCTACGGTGTTTATGTGTCCATTTGATATTAATATGACATTTCAGCAAGAGAGCGATTTTCAATCAGCCACTCATTGTCATATTTGTGAGCAGCGCTTCTCCCCCAGCGATAAGAAAATTCGAGATCATAATCACCTGATCCCAGAAAATAATTATAGATTTGCAGCTCATGAAGGGTGTAATATTAATTACAAAGATGCTCACACTATCCCTGTGATATTTCATAACCTCAGCGGATATGATGCACACTTCATTGTTACTGATATTGCTACTCACATCAAAGGTCCCGTAGATCTTCTTCCTATTACAAAGGAAAAATATATATCTTTCACTAAACACATTAATGATGCTCGAATTAAATTTCGTTTCatcgatagttttcgatttatggCGTCTTCTCTCGATAAGCTCTCTTCTTATTTGACCGAATATCCTAATCTCCGCTCTCAATATGTTTTCCTTCCCGAGGAGCAGTTCATTCTTCTTACTGCGAAAGGTATCATGCCTTATGATTATATTGATTCTTTTGATCGCTTTATTGAAACATGTCTGCCGTCTATCGagtctttttataataaacttgAAGATAAACCTTGTCCTCGCCGCCATTATCATCGCGCCCTCCAAGTCTGGTCCTCATTCTCTTGTTCTTCTCTCGGAGATTACGTCGATCTCTACATGAAaacagatattcttcttcttgccGATGTTTTTGAGCGGTTCCGCTCCAGTTGTCTCGAAACATATAATCTTGACCCCGTTCATTACTTTACTCTACCTGGATTCACGTGGGATGCAATGCTTAAGTATACAAAACAGGAACTTGAACTTTTAACTGATCCAGATATGCATTTGTTTGTGGAGCGTGGCATTCGTGGCGGTTTGAGTCAAGTTTGCTCGAAACGTCGTGTTCATGCTAATAACAAGTACATGGTATCTTACGACCCATCTAAGCCCGACTCCTATCTGATGTATTTCGATGTCAATAATCAATATGGGTGGGCAATGTCGCAATATCTTCCATTTGGAGGTTTCGAGTGGACTGATACTAACATCGACGTTCTTAGTATTCCGGACGATTCTTCTAAAGGGTGCATTCTCGAGGTCGATCTGGAGTACCCTCAACATCTCCATGATCGTCATAATGACATCCCTTTCTGTCCCCAATCCTTGAACCCGAAAACTATGAAACCTCCTAAACGTCCGCGAGAGCTGACCAAATTAATGGCTACCCTTCATGATAAAGAAAGATATGTAATTCATTACAGGGCCTTGAAGCAAGCGCTAGCTCATGGATTAATACTAAAAAAGATTCATCGAGTCCTGAAATTTAAGCAGTCTCCTTGGTTAAAGTCATACATCGACTTGAATACAAATCTCCGGAAGGCAGCAAAAAATGAGTTTGAAAAGAATCTGTTTAAGCTTATGAACAATGCAGTGTTCGGTAAGACTTTAGagtgtgtgcgcaggcgcgttgATATTAAATTGCTGACAGAGTGGGAGGGTCGTTATGGAGCTGAAGCTAGAATAAGTAGCCCCCTGTTTAAAAACGCCACTATCTTTAATGACAATTTGATTGCTGTTGAGATGCATAGAGCGGAAATATGGTTAGTTAAACCGATTTATGTTGGAATGAGTATTTTAGATTTGGCGAAAACAACCATATATGATTTCCAATATGGCTACTTAGCTAGCAGGTTCGGAGAAAACTTTTCGACCTGCTATACAGATACAGATTCGGTGATTGTGGAGATACGGGAAAAAGACCCGTATGAAGCAATGATACATGATtgctataaatattttgataCCTCAGACTATCCTAAAGATAACATTTACAACATCCCTCTGGTTAATAAGAAGGTATTGGGCATAATGAAAGATGAGAATAATGGCTGCATTATGACCGATTACATAGGACTCCGATCGAAATTATACACGACAAAAGCAGCTACCACAGATAATGACATTGAAAAGCTGAGGGGGAAGTTGAAAGAACAAGAGTATGAGGATGATGAAATTGATAATATTATACGAAATTATGGTGTTACAAAGAAGGCGAAGGGGGTAAAGAAATCTGTAGTAAATACTAAAATTACTTTTGAGGACTACGTAGAATGTTTAGATACCTTCACAACAAAGACTGCCACGCAAAATCTTATACGCTCTGATAAACACCAAGTTTATTCTATAACTCAAAGCAAGATTGCGCTCAGCTCTAATGATGATAAAAGACAACACATTCCGGGTTCTTATGATACGCTTCCCTTTGGGCACTATTTAATTGATACTCTTGAGATGGATGTTGATTAGATTTAagacaaaaattttaataaacttattttaacatTTACCATTGATGATTCGATTGACTTTAAGATGGATGCTGATTGAATATAGTCATTTCTTAAAACTTTATCTATTACAACTGCAATATTGATAAGTACATCAGAATtagacattttttaataatataatccTCTTATCACCCTATCACTAATCGTTTTTACACCACTAAGATTATTTAGATGATTgaatattgtaatttttaaaactttatttattacagCTAACATACTGATATCAGGAACAGACCCTTTTTACTACATTCCTCAACCTTTCCTGCACTCATCGTTTTTTTTAACATATGATGATTCTAGTAGATCGTAGTTTTGTATATATTATCTCTAAATGAAGAATAATTATTAAGATTAACCCATATAAAAAGATGTTTAGTTATGACCACTAAAAAGATATCTGATATGGACCGCTGGCAAATTAATGAGCCGTTCTAgttaactctggaaccgttgctCGTGTAGCCTCCAAGTTAAGACAATCGATAACTTAATGGTCTTCTTTCCCCGATTTAGTTTTAAGTCGTCGATAGCCTGTCACAAAACAGGAGTCGGAAAATCCCTAGTTTTAAGATTAGATAACCTAGAGTTATTTTCCCCCTAATAATTCATTTTTGAATACTATAGAACTTAGTAACGAATGAATTGATACCAAAGTATCGGTGTTTTAACAttaataagaatacataaaagaTGTCCGACAGATCAATAAAAAGATGTCTACTAAACCAAGTAATAGAGTGACCTTAGTAAGTAAGTTAAGTATATTGCcgttattaaatatattatcataTAATGTAAAATATTTCATTCCTACTAACCATCACCCCTACTAACATGGCGGTCTATGTAGTCGTACCTTCACGTTGGTGGCTGCTgttaagaatatatttttgttttttcaacaaatttatgTTCGACCGAAATGACTACCTTTCATTTATTTCATGCTTACATTATTTTTATTCATCGCTTTACTCACATTCCATCGCTTAGATGctaacattattttattaacgtttacatattatatttaacCATTACTTACTGCTTGACTGTCCTTGCTAACCTTTTTTCAGTCTATGTAACCTAAATTAATTTATGGGCATAGGTAAAATACAgtacaatgttttttttttattttaatactaCTGCTTATTTTCACTATGTTAAATGCCTTTTCTATGACCACATATGCATCATATCTATATATCCAACAATTGTTTGTGCTATGCTATATTGTTGAACGATTTTTCTAATAAAACatatattcccatttttttttacCTGAGTTACCTACCTACAAAACATATTACCCGacttgccgtagataaaataAAGTATGCAACTCACAATCACGATTGGATGGAGATTTATGAATAGTAGTGTTCAATCATAGAAGACGGTGGGTGTTTGTTGGTTTGGCCGTAAGGATGGTATATGTCTCTAGGAACAGGTGTGTGATTGGCTGGAGATTCATGTATAGTAGTATTCAATCGTAGAAGACGGTGGATGTTTGTTGGTTTGGCcgtaagaatggtatatgttgaattggtttgactttctgactaaaccctgtatattatactctgtGATACACGGAAAGAATtggtttgactttctgactacctcctgtatattatactctgtGACAGACGGAAAGAAAAATtggtttgactttctgactacaccctgtatattatgctTTTCGACAGACGGAAAGAAAAATGGTTTAACTTTCTGActataccctgtatattatactttgCGAGAGATGGAAAGAAGAGGCCTATGCTTTAAATATGTTAATGATTGAATGCAATTTTTAGACCGAATGTTTACTCCCACTGTTGGTCGTTGCTCCCCTCATTTGCCCTGAAGTACCGGATGCTGATTAGACTGCCAGATGGTTAAGttatttttagatattaaaaaCCTTGGCGGTTATTATTAAGACATGCAGATGTCTTTATTTCACACAAACTAATCCTTCCTCATCACGCTTTAACAAATACAAATATAATGAAGTATAGCAAAACATTACCTTATTAAATTTATGAGAGACATATGCTGCCTAGAAATATTCATAAACGGGCGTGGTGTTATAAATTTAGATTCGAAAGTGGTGAGGGAACACATAAGTAACAACGTATGCGAGAATGCCGTGTCCCCTTCCAAACCTCACACGCCACGagcggaccaataacaacggagataacTCGTCACGATCAGACGAGCCTTCGCGCATGCGCAGTcgcaaaacgagacaaaaatgaccagaatgaaccttagcgatttcttatgggatttAACACGGGGAAATAGGCCGAACTGTTACAGTACTATTacttataagcttatccagtgcgaatagacagcgatttgctgattggattctgttttttatttcttcagtaacatcgttgtcagctgtgattacggcccccagatacttaaaacgttgtactcttccGAAATtaaaggtgttgaccgtcacattttgtcctatcctgtctcttcgtgtcgttctatttatacacatatttatatttcgtcttctcttcattaatcctcagccctacttcgcttgttgctccttccaccttgttgaaaatggcttttgtggataggatggagtcttcaacgagatcaatgtcatctgcgtatgctagtaataacttgAAAGCTTgcaccgatagcagttctgtttttatttcgcccgatctcatggctttctctaatacaaggttaaaaagtagtggagataacgcatcaccctatttgagtccactgttgatttcgaagctgtcagacagtttattatttacacgtacttttgatattccaccctccatacagactttagtcatccgaatgagtttctttggtattgagaactcggTCATGGctttccatacttggcttctttctacgctgtcatatgcctgtcgaaagtctatgaagagattgtgtatgggtctgttatactcccatcccttttctagaagctgtctcagcgtgaatagttgatctattgtggatctgtttgacctaaaaccggcttgatattctcctaggacattttcagcataagggggttagtctactaagaatgatgtttgagaggattttatatgccgtgtttaagagtgaaattcctctgtaattcgcgcattttgttttgtccccttttttgtggatgggcactatgatattttccttccatcttgctggtatcctttcttctaaccatatctgtattattaattggtggatttggcgatgtagtgtttctccaccatatttcagaaattctgctggtatctcgtccgtacccggcgctttgtgatttttcagcttatttaaggCCTTTCGGGTTTCTTCAAAAGAGGGATTTTCGACGGACATGTCTGCTGTTATATAGATCTCCTCTTTGTGCTGTTCTTCCTGTATGATGTTTAGAAGGTCCTTGAAATACCATTTCCAATCTTCTGTTAGTTCTTTAACGTCGATTATCATATGGCCTTGATTGTCTCTCAGTGTATGGATAGAATTGGTTCTATGTCCTATTTTCTCAGTGGAGATTGCTTTATAGAATTCTCTGGAGCCTGGTTTGGGTCGGTCTCTCTCCATAGCTTCATATTTTTGTTTAACATTCATCGTCATACCATGTTTTTGCCCTCTTCTGCCTACTCCTTCCAAAGATCTTGTCAGCTGTCTTGGTTATTATTTCGGCAGTCGTTTCGCACACCTCTTCTATATCATTGCGAACTGTTTCAGAGTTCAAGTTTTGTTCAAGTTGTTCTATATCTTTCCAGCTCAACGTTTTAAAAGTATATTTTAAAAAGTATATTACATCACTATTACTACTATTCGgcttacagcgttctccgacccCTTCCGACttctaaccgccattcttctctgtttaaccatagacctggagagATTTCTCTTTCTTCTAGTTCTTTTTTAATTCCCTCCccccagcttcttctcggccttcagATTTTCCTTCTCCTTTGTGGCGTCCACGTCAAAATCTGTTTAGTATGTATTCCTATTCTCTCATTTAGTATCCGacctcttcttgatttgcctactgctcttctccagaagtccatttctatTGGTTTATATTACATCAACCAACCCAAATATCAACCTGATCTACTAGAGTACCTACTTGGCAGGAGTTAACTCGTTGCACGAACGAAATAACCAAACAACAGGTAGATGCTGCCTGATGAGAATTAAGATAATGTAATTCCCTAAATGTATAGTCATTGGCAAAAACAAAAATCTAGCTTACAACTTGAGTGACATCACGATACGGAGAAACTGTTCTTCTTCAaatgccgtctcctaatcggaggttggatatcatcatcactatctttactctatctaccgctgctctaaagagttctatagaactgcatgtaaagcagtcccttaaattcttcaacaatgacactctccttcttcctatactccttccgcctcttatctttccctgtattatcagtcttagcattttaTATCGCGGTCCCCTTATTATGTGTCCatgatattgtaactttcttatttttattgtgtttattatttcgcattctttacccatttctcgcaatacttccgtgttcgttttcttctgtgtccatgctat
This genomic window from Diabrotica virgifera virgifera chromosome 1, PGI_DIABVI_V3a contains:
- the LOC126878587 gene encoding uncharacterized protein LOC126878587 — its product is MINNRMRFAKTIGEKHHLEAQMRQVKTLRNQLKAEQKKGAGLKTLPETAKRRVQWDDSVSTFNSRIQTGVISNLKHKDPGSFLVDCKALFKRRIQNALKNNAAVKVNIAFGGEFEIAQGEKMINETKYFTTSNSAIYRDTNLDEWFKKKVVEPINRDLEEFQERDSGWALKAVVNLGVNINKFTPQLGSSYIELPPQIKRKQACINVKNDDEACFAWAVISALYPCRSNSDLMSSYPHYSTILKLKGIQWPMTIKQIPNFEKQNNISINVYILKKENKNYTTLPTFLTKNKKDKHVNLLLIQDNNDEQVRYHYVWIKNLSRLLSKQLSKCDGTKYFCDGCLHYFRSQEKLNIHKTCCKGRMDLICDRCLQPFSSSTQLEAHINDCERINETAIKMPEESQKMLKFKNFRNKLKAPFAVYADLESVLEHSAEKTTYQKHIPAAVGYYFKCSYDNSLSFYKSYRGKDCMKWFADELNQLAEDVSTVFMCPFDINMTFQQESDFQSATHCHICEQRFSPSDKKIRDHNHLIPENNYRFAAHEGCNINYKDAHTIPVIFHNLSGYDAHFIVTDIATHIKGPVDLLPITKEKYISFTKHINDARIKFRFIDSFRFMASSLDKLSSYLTEYPNLRSQYVFLPEEQFILLTAKGIMPYDYIDSFDRFIETCLPSIESFYNKLEDKPCPRRHYHRALQVWSSFSCSSLGDYVDLYMKTDILLLADVFERFRSSCLETYNLDPVHYFTLPGFTWDAMLKYTKQELELLTDPDMHLFVERGIRGGLSQVCSKRRVHANNKYMVSYDPSKPDSYLMYFDVNNQYGWAMSQYLPFGGFEWTDTNIDVLSIPDDSSKGCILEVDLEYPQHLHDRHNDIPFCPQSLNPKTMKPPKRPRELTKLMATLHDKERYVIHYRALKQALAHGLILKKIHRVLKFKQSPWLKSYIDLNTNLRKAAKNEFEKNLFKLMNNAVFGKTLECVRRRVDIKLLTEWEGRYGAEARISSPLFKNATIFNDNLIAVEMHRAEIWLVKPIYVGMSILDLAKTTIYDFQYGYLASRFGENFSTCYTDTDSVIVEIREKDPYEAMIHDCYKYFDTSDYPKDNIYNIPLVNKKVLGIMKDENNGCIMTDYIGLRSKLYTTKAATTDNDIEKLRGKLKEQEYEDDEIDNIIRNYGVTKKAKGVKKSVVNTKITFEDYVECLDTFTTKTATQNLIRSDKHQVYSITQSKIALSSNDDKRQHIPGSYDTLPFGHYLIDTLEMDVD